The segment CCCCGGGACAGCCCGGTCCCGGCTACGGCGGCGCGGCGGTACCGCCCCCGCCCGCGGCACCCGGATACGGCGCCCCCGCCTACCCCGCCCCGGCCTACGCCGCCCAGCCCCAGTACGGCGCGGCTCCCGTGCTCCTCCCGCCGACCCCGGTCAAGGCGCCCTGGGGGCTCTCGTATGCGGTGATCGTGCTGCTCTGCATAGCCGTACTCGTCGACCTCTTCTCGATCGGCGCCTCGTTGAGCGTGCGGGAGCTGGCCGAAGACTTCCGGAGTTCGCCCTACTCCGTCACCCAGGCGGACGCCGACCACGCGGACGACGTGATGGCCGTGGCGACCCTGCTCAAGGGGTTGGCGCTCCTGGTCACCGGAATCCTCTTCATCATCTGGTTCGCCAAGGCCCGCGGCAATGCGGCCGTCTTCGCGCCCGATGACACCAGTTGGGGCCGTGGCTGGGCCATCGGCGGCTGGTTCATCCCTCTCGCGGGCCTGGTCATCCCGCGTCTGGTCGCGGGCGCCATCTGGCAGGCGAGCCGGCGGAGCCTGCCCGAGGGCGGCGCCGCGCAGCGGCCCACGATCCTCACCTTCTGGTGGATCTTCCACGTACTCGGACTGCTGACCTGGCAGGTCGGCTTCCAGCACTACCGCGAGGCGCTGACGCCCGATGAACTGGCCTCCGCCGCCGGGTGGCTGCTGACCGCCGACATCATCAGCATCGCCGCGGCCGTTCTGGCGATCGTCGTCGTACGGAAGATCACGAGCATGCAGTCGGAGAAATCGGCCGCTGTGGCTGCCATGGGCTGGCAGCCGCCCATGCCGCCGATGCCCGGTATGCGCTGACGCACCGCCGCGAGGGCGGGCCGACGCCCGACAGTGCGGGCCCGCCCGGGGGAGTGCGGGCCCACACCGCGTCCCCGGGGGGCTCG is part of the Streptomyces qinzhouensis genome and harbors:
- a CDS encoding DUF4328 domain-containing protein, with the translated sequence MTLCSICQRNTAATAQGLCAQCATGATLTGQPTASPAPVPPGPGYAPGQPGPGYGGAAVPPPPAAPGYGAPAYPAPAYAAQPQYGAAPVLLPPTPVKAPWGLSYAVIVLLCIAVLVDLFSIGASLSVRELAEDFRSSPYSVTQADADHADDVMAVATLLKGLALLVTGILFIIWFAKARGNAAVFAPDDTSWGRGWAIGGWFIPLAGLVIPRLVAGAIWQASRRSLPEGGAAQRPTILTFWWIFHVLGLLTWQVGFQHYREALTPDELASAAGWLLTADIISIAAAVLAIVVVRKITSMQSEKSAAVAAMGWQPPMPPMPGMR